Genomic DNA from Bartonella alsatica:
TCGATTGTTGGATTTAAACCACGCAACAAAATTAGACTCTTTAGAATCCACTCTTATTACTCTTGGCAAAGAGATTACCACTAGTATTCAAAATGCCGCTTGAAACTTATTTATTTATAAATTACTAGACAATTATCATAGGAGGGAAGAGCAATGACAGGTCCAGAAATATTAGATGCCGTGTATATGATATCAATGATAGTTATATCCGTTTTAACTATAGCGTTTTGTTTATCTTCTGCTTTTTGATTTTCATTAATATATAGCTAAATATTAAGCTCATGGCGGGCTGCTGTTGCCAAAAAAGCAGATCTTGTTAAACCTCTTTCTTGTGCACAATCATCAATTGCACGTAAGAGTCCTCTTTCAATAGATATATTCGTACGTACCACTTCCGCATCATTTTCAATAAAAGGAACTTGTATTAAAAAGGCTCCTTCTGACAAAGCTGTTTTGACAGATTCCCGTTGTATGACTTCTTCAAATTTTGAAGGAATAGGCACTATATCTATATCTTCACAATAAAGTTGAAGTGCTTCTGTTGCATTTGCGATTAAATTTTCTTCCTCATCAGCAGCAGAAAAAAGCCCCTCAAAATCAGGAAACTGAACACCAAAAGCAGAATCTTCATCTTTATGAACAAGAGCAAAAAATCTTTTCATTTTTCTTCTCCTTTTTTAACCAACCTGCTTGTTGTGCGATAGAACGTGCTGTACCAATCGGAAGATTTTTTTTAGGATGTGGAACAATAACAACCTTACCATCTTTTTTTGATTTATGATGAGAACCTTTTACTTTGATAAATTCAAAGCCATCACGCTTTAATTTTGCAATGATTTTTCGGCTATCTTGTTCCATTACCTAAACTAATAATGTGTAAATATATACACATTTCAATGATTTTTCATCTGATGTCAATTCTTTTTTAACAGCTAAAGTGCTTATGAAGCGCGTTAAGAGCGACCCTCTCCCCCCTCCAAAATCATTCAAAACTACCTCTTTCATTGTTATCTCTAAAAAACAAGTGAGTTCTAAAATAAAAAATGGAAAAAATTAATCTGCTGCAATAATGCTTAATATAATTTAGTATTTTATAAGCGGGTATTTATAAAGACATCATTATGTTAATATCAATTAAGTACCTTAAACACAATAAATACGATAAAAATTCACATAGAGATAAATCTCTTCATACAATATCTTTTTATAAAATTAAAAATACTTTTTATCCCAAAAGTACATCCTATATAATACACCAAATAGCTACGGAGATATGTTTATGTTAAATGTACGAAATGCTTCAATTATATTTATTTATCCCATGATTAAAATGTTAAGACGATTCTTAATCGCTATTTTCTTGGCATGTTTAATACCATCTTTAAGCGGTTGCGGATTTAATACGATACCAACAAATGAAGAAAGAGCGCAGGCAGCATGGAGTGAAGTGTTAAACCAATATCAGCGCCGAACAGATCTCATTCCTAATCTTGTAGAAACTGTTAAAGCCTATGCATCTCATGAACAAGCTGTTTTTACTAATGTTATTGAAGCACGTGCAAAAGCAACGCAAGTAAAAATTAATGCTGATATGTTAAATAACCCAAAAATAATGCAGCAATATCTTAACAATCAAGCAAATTTATCAAGCGCACTTTCGCGCCTTATGGCTGTTGTTGAAAACTATCCTGATCTCAAAGCAAATCAAAATTTTCTCGCTCTCCAATCACAATTAGAAGGGACTGAAAACCGTATTTCTGTTGCTCGCCGTGACTATATTGAATCCGTACGTATTTACAACACGTCACTAAAAACAATGCCAACAATGATTTGGGCAAAATTGTGGTTTCGTGATGCTAAACCTATGCCAACATTCACTATTGACATCAACAGTCAACAAACGCCGAAGGTCAATTTTAATTAATGAAACCGTTTCGATACTCTCTACAACTCAATGTTTTTCTATATTTATTTGTTTTATTGAGCACTTTATATTTAATCATTGCATTGAGAAATATCACTTACGCGCAGCCTCAATTTCCTCCCTTAACTAGCTATGTTAATGACTTGGCTCATTTGCTTGATAATGCTACAAAGCAGGATCTAACAGTAAAACTGACTGAGCTCGAAGAAAAAACTGGAGATCAAATTGTTATCATAACTCTTCCTACTCTTTCAGGGAACGATATAGAAACATATAGTAATTCTCTTTTCCGCAAATGGGCATTAGGTCAAAAACAGATCAATAACGGTGTATTACTTGTCATTGCTCCTAATGAACGCGAAATGCGTATCGAAGTAGGTTATGGTTTAGAAGGAGTATTAACTGATTCTCTTTCCGCAGTTATTATTAATACCTTCGCTCTTCCCAATTTTCGTGAAAAGAATTATCAAAAAGGAATTATTGAAACAGTTCATGCAATTATCAATGTCATTACAAAAAGTGATTCTGATTTCTCTTTTCGAATTAAGGAGAAAGCTAAAATTATTGAAGAACAACGTAAACAAGCTGAAAAAGAAGAAATGATAGCTAATACAATCATATTTTTAATCCTTTTTATAATGTTTGGTTTACCCATCCTTGCAATGATTTTTGGAAAAAAAGTAGGCCCACAAAAATATCTCTGGATGGGTATCATCTTCACACCTTGGTTTTTAAATTTAAATGCTAGTGGTAGACGTTCTGCTGGAATCTTTGGAAATAATTCAAGAAGAGGAGAATTTAGAGGTGGTGGTGGATCGTCTGGTGGTGGTGGAGCCACAGGAAAATGGTAAAATGAGTGTAGATTTTTAATGTAGAGAATTTTCTTAAGATAAAATTTGGTTACTATATTATTTCACTTTTAATAAACTATTTTACATCAATTACTGATTACAGTACAAATTCAAACACCAACATAAATATTGCTCATGACATCTGAATTGAAATATACTGACCGTAATCATCTCCCACATCAGCTTAAAGCAATCCCTGGAA
This window encodes:
- a CDS encoding type II toxin-antitoxin system HicB family antitoxin codes for the protein MKRFFALVHKDEDSAFGVQFPDFEGLFSAADEEENLIANATEALQLYCEDIDIVPIPSKFEEVIQRESVKTALSEGAFLIQVPFIENDAEVVRTNISIERGLLRAIDDCAQERGLTRSAFLATAARHELNI
- a CDS encoding type II toxin-antitoxin system HicA family toxin, with translation MEQDSRKIIAKLKRDGFEFIKVKGSHHKSKKDGKVVIVPHPKKNLPIGTARSIAQQAGWLKKEKKNEKIFCSCS
- a CDS encoding LemA family protein, with product MLNVRNASIIFIYPMIKMLRRFLIAIFLACLIPSLSGCGFNTIPTNEERAQAAWSEVLNQYQRRTDLIPNLVETVKAYASHEQAVFTNVIEARAKATQVKINADMLNNPKIMQQYLNNQANLSSALSRLMAVVENYPDLKANQNFLALQSQLEGTENRISVARRDYIESVRIYNTSLKTMPTMIWAKLWFRDAKPMPTFTIDINSQQTPKVNFN
- a CDS encoding TPM domain-containing protein, giving the protein MKPFRYSLQLNVFLYLFVLLSTLYLIIALRNITYAQPQFPPLTSYVNDLAHLLDNATKQDLTVKLTELEEKTGDQIVIITLPTLSGNDIETYSNSLFRKWALGQKQINNGVLLVIAPNEREMRIEVGYGLEGVLTDSLSAVIINTFALPNFREKNYQKGIIETVHAIINVITKSDSDFSFRIKEKAKIIEEQRKQAEKEEMIANTIIFLILFIMFGLPILAMIFGKKVGPQKYLWMGIIFTPWFLNLNASGRRSAGIFGNNSRRGEFRGGGGSSGGGGATGKW